The Sphingobium aromaticiconvertens genome has a segment encoding these proteins:
- a CDS encoding DUF2065 domain-containing protein: protein MDTISVLTLRLAEAIGLYLIVIGVSGLVAPARWRGVMEDLDRSPGLTIALGFSVFAVGTAMVMAHRAMSDPLAVIVTLAGYIALVEGALLIVVPRALLDIGRWAIRFTRIWAIISLVLGLLLFLAGLTGRATVIV from the coding sequence ATGGACACGATTTCCGTTCTGACATTGCGGCTGGCCGAAGCAATCGGCCTTTATCTGATTGTCATTGGCGTCAGCGGTCTGGTCGCGCCAGCGCGTTGGCGCGGGGTGATGGAGGATCTGGATCGCTCGCCGGGCCTGACCATCGCATTGGGCTTTAGCGTCTTTGCCGTCGGCACCGCGATGGTCATGGCCCACCGCGCGATGAGCGATCCACTGGCCGTCATCGTCACCCTTGCCGGCTATATCGCACTGGTCGAAGGGGCGCTGCTGATCGTGGTTCCGCGCGCCCTGCTTGATATTGGCCGCTGGGCCATCCGGTTCACGCGCATTTGGGCGATTATCTCGCTCGTCCTTGGTCTTCTCCTCTTTCTGGCGGGCCTGACGGGTCGCGCCACCGTCATTGTCTGA
- a CDS encoding DsbA family protein, which translates to MTDKTTPGFRAALSNGKIQMLLGFFAFAAAAAGTAAVVQSPAMAPNDKAAIEKIVHDYILEHPEIIPQAIEKLQSKRMSGTIDANRSAIETPYAGAWEGAAKADVTVVEFFDYACGYCRASLPDLTKLLAEDKGVKVVYRELPILSEQSSDAAKVSLLAAEKGRYPAFHKALYDAGKVTRDTIFAAATTVGIDRKAAEAAMVASKYDGEIQSNIALAQKLQATGTPTFVIGGQVLNGAIGYDALKEAVAKARGQ; encoded by the coding sequence ATGACAGACAAGACGACACCCGGCTTTCGCGCCGCACTCTCCAATGGAAAGATACAGATGCTCTTAGGGTTCTTCGCCTTCGCGGCTGCCGCTGCGGGGACAGCCGCCGTCGTTCAGTCGCCTGCCATGGCACCTAACGACAAGGCTGCGATCGAGAAGATCGTCCATGACTATATATTGGAGCATCCCGAAATCATCCCGCAGGCGATCGAGAAGTTGCAGTCGAAGCGGATGAGCGGCACGATCGACGCCAATCGCAGCGCGATCGAGACACCCTATGCCGGAGCCTGGGAAGGCGCGGCCAAGGCGGACGTCACGGTCGTGGAGTTTTTCGATTATGCCTGCGGCTACTGCCGCGCGTCGCTGCCCGACCTTACGAAATTGCTGGCGGAGGACAAGGGCGTGAAGGTCGTTTATCGCGAACTGCCGATCCTGTCCGAACAGAGTTCGGATGCGGCCAAGGTATCGCTGCTGGCCGCCGAAAAGGGGCGTTATCCCGCCTTTCACAAGGCCTTGTATGACGCGGGCAAGGTGACGCGCGACACGATCTTTGCGGCGGCCACGACGGTCGGCATCGACCGCAAAGCCGCAGAGGCAGCGATGGTCGCGAGCAAGTATGATGGCGAGATTCAGTCCAACATTGCTTTGGCGCAAAAGCTGCAAGCGACCGGCACGCCGACTTTCGTGATTGGTGGGCAGGTGTTGAATGGCGCCATTGGTTATGACGCGCTGAAGGAAGCGGTGGCGAAGGCGCGGGGTCAATAG
- a CDS encoding dicarboxylate/amino acid:cation symporter, producing the protein MRNRLTAYILTGMVLGVLTGYAANLWVGGDEAQAKDVAGYFHLLADIFLHLIKMIIAPLVFSTLVAGIAHMGDSAALGRIGGRALAWFIIASLISLTLGLIFVNFFAPGEGLNLVRSGADSGVNTEALNFRDFILHVFPTSMIGAMAENSILQIVVFSLFVGVALTAIGDKGKPIIAVVESLVELMLQVTGYVMRVAPFAVFGALASSVTLQGLGILVTFGQLIGEFYLALGALWLLLFAAGAIFLGKRMFTLIRYVREPILIAFSTASSEAAYPKMLEQLDRFGVPRRIYSFVLPLGYSFNLDGSMMYATFATIFIAQAYGIDLPIATQITILLVLMVTSKGIAAVPRASLVVVAATLGQFDLPVEGVAFILAVDHFMDMGRTATNVLGNAIATSVITKWEGMLEVEEPIDVPHPKAPAHGPAHGRAGLELAPDMIKPGNKRG; encoded by the coding sequence ATGCGGAACAGACTGACGGCCTATATCCTGACGGGCATGGTCCTGGGGGTGCTTACGGGCTACGCGGCCAACCTCTGGGTCGGCGGTGACGAAGCCCAGGCAAAGGATGTGGCGGGCTACTTCCACCTGCTGGCCGACATCTTCCTGCACCTCATAAAGATGATTATCGCGCCGCTGGTCTTCTCCACGCTGGTCGCGGGCATTGCCCATATGGGCGACAGCGCGGCATTGGGCCGGATTGGCGGACGGGCACTCGCATGGTTCATCATCGCCAGCCTGATTTCGCTGACGCTGGGCCTCATCTTCGTCAACTTCTTTGCGCCCGGCGAAGGCCTCAATCTGGTCCGCAGTGGCGCGGATTCAGGCGTGAACACCGAAGCGCTCAATTTCCGTGACTTCATCCTCCACGTCTTTCCCACCTCCATGATAGGGGCAATGGCGGAAAATTCGATCCTCCAGATCGTCGTCTTCTCGCTGTTCGTCGGGGTCGCGCTCACCGCGATCGGGGACAAGGGAAAGCCGATCATCGCCGTCGTGGAATCGCTGGTCGAACTGATGCTGCAAGTCACCGGCTATGTCATGCGCGTGGCCCCCTTTGCAGTGTTCGGTGCGCTGGCCTCCTCGGTTACATTGCAAGGCCTTGGAATACTTGTGACCTTCGGCCAGTTGATCGGCGAATTCTATCTTGCGCTGGGCGCATTATGGTTGCTGCTGTTCGCGGCGGGCGCGATCTTCCTTGGCAAGCGGATGTTCACGCTGATCCGCTATGTCCGCGAGCCGATCCTTATCGCCTTCTCCACCGCCTCGTCCGAGGCCGCCTACCCCAAGATGCTGGAACAGCTCGACCGGTTCGGCGTGCCGCGCCGCATCTACAGCTTCGTGCTACCGCTCGGCTACAGCTTCAACCTTGACGGATCGATGATGTACGCGACTTTCGCGACCATCTTCATCGCGCAGGCCTATGGCATCGACCTGCCGATCGCGACCCAGATCACCATATTGCTGGTGCTGATGGTGACGAGCAAGGGCATCGCCGCCGTCCCCCGCGCATCGCTGGTCGTGGTTGCCGCCACGCTGGGCCAATTCGACCTGCCGGTGGAGGGCGTCGCCTTCATCCTCGCCGTCGATCATTTCATGGACATGGGCCGCACCGCCACCAACGTGCTGGGCAACGCCATCGCCACATCGGTCATCACCAAATGGGAAGGCATGCTGGAGGTCGAAGAGCCGATCGACGTCCCCCACCCCAAGGCGCCGGCGCACGGACCCGCCCATGGCCGCGCCGGGCTGGAACTGGCGCCCGACATGATCAAGCCGGGCAACAAGCGGGGATGA
- the thiC gene encoding phosphomethylpyrimidine synthase ThiC: protein MADVPAHTEMPEAGGFADRQVAMNVTTGPIRGSKKVHVGPLKVAMREIHLEPGSGEPPVRVYDTSGPYSDPDARIDIMSGLPQLRRDWIMGRGDVEDYSARAVKPEDNGLKGPDRSAGVAQFPNVVKRPIRAKAGMNVSQMHYARRGIITPEMEYVAERENLGRARLAEYVRDGQDWGAEIPDYVTPEFVRDEIARGRAIIPNNINHPESEPMAIGRNFLVKINANIGNSAVASDVASEVDKMVWSIRWGADTVMDLSTGRNIHDTREWIIRNSPVPIGTVPIYQALEKVGGIAEDLTWEIFRDTLIEQAEQGVDYFTIHAGVRLPYIPMTAKRVTGIVSRGGSIMAKWCLSHHKESFLYEHFDEITEIMKAYDIAYSLGDGLRPGSIADANDEAQFSELYTLGELTKRAWEQDVQVMIEGPGHVPMHKIKQNMEKQLEACGEAPFYTLGPLTTDIAPGYDHITSGIGAAMIGWYGTAMLCYVTPKEHLGLPDRDDVKVGVVTYKLAAHAADLAKGHPAAKVRDDALSRARFEFRWRDQFNLSLDPDTAEAYHDQTLPAEGAKTAHFCSMCGPKFCSMKITQEVRDFGAKQNQEADAFIAAEDAQKGMDAMSEVFKEKGGEIYLPAAE from the coding sequence ATGGCTGATGTCCCCGCCCATACTGAGATGCCCGAAGCCGGAGGCTTCGCCGACCGGCAGGTCGCAATGAACGTTACGACTGGCCCCATTCGGGGATCGAAGAAGGTCCATGTCGGGCCGTTGAAGGTCGCGATGCGCGAAATTCATCTGGAGCCGGGCAGCGGCGAACCGCCGGTGCGGGTCTATGACACGTCCGGTCCCTATAGCGACCCGGACGCCCGGATCGACATCATGTCGGGCCTGCCACAGTTGCGCCGGGATTGGATCATGGGCCGGGGCGATGTGGAGGACTATAGCGCGCGGGCCGTGAAGCCGGAGGATAACGGCCTGAAGGGGCCGGATCGTTCCGCCGGTGTCGCGCAGTTCCCCAACGTGGTGAAGCGCCCGATCCGCGCGAAGGCCGGCATGAATGTCAGCCAGATGCATTATGCGCGCCGGGGCATCATCACGCCGGAAATGGAATATGTCGCCGAGCGTGAGAATCTGGGCCGCGCCCGGCTGGCCGAATATGTCCGTGACGGGCAGGATTGGGGCGCGGAGATCCCCGATTATGTGACGCCGGAGTTCGTGCGCGATGAGATTGCGCGGGGCCGGGCGATCATCCCCAATAATATCAACCACCCGGAATCGGAGCCGATGGCGATCGGCCGCAATTTCCTGGTGAAGATCAACGCCAATATCGGCAACAGCGCCGTTGCGTCGGATGTGGCGTCCGAGGTCGACAAGATGGTCTGGTCGATCCGCTGGGGCGCGGATACGGTCATGGATCTGTCCACGGGGCGCAACATTCACGACACGCGCGAATGGATCATCCGCAATTCGCCGGTGCCGATCGGCACCGTTCCCATCTATCAGGCGCTGGAAAAGGTCGGCGGCATCGCCGAAGACCTGACCTGGGAAATCTTCCGCGACACGCTGATCGAACAGGCCGAGCAGGGCGTCGATTATTTCACCATCCATGCGGGCGTGCGCCTGCCCTATATCCCGATGACCGCCAAGCGCGTCACGGGCATCGTGTCGCGCGGCGGTTCGATCATGGCGAAATGGTGCCTGTCGCACCATAAGGAGAGCTTCCTTTACGAGCATTTCGACGAGATTACGGAGATTATGAAGGCCTATGACATCGCCTATTCGCTGGGCGATGGGCTGCGTCCTGGTTCCATCGCCGACGCCAATGACGAGGCGCAGTTCAGCGAACTCTACACGCTGGGCGAACTGACCAAGCGCGCCTGGGAACAGGATGTGCAGGTGATGATCGAGGGGCCGGGCCATGTGCCCATGCACAAGATCAAGCAGAATATGGAAAAGCAGTTGGAGGCCTGCGGCGAGGCGCCCTTCTACACGCTTGGGCCGCTAACCACCGACATCGCGCCGGGCTATGACCATATCACCAGCGGCATCGGCGCGGCCATGATCGGCTGGTACGGCACGGCGATGCTTTGCTATGTCACGCCCAAGGAGCATCTGGGCCTGCCCGACCGCGACGATGTGAAGGTGGGCGTGGTGACGTACAAGCTGGCCGCCCACGCCGCCGACCTTGCCAAGGGCCACCCGGCGGCCAAGGTCCGCGACGATGCCCTGTCGCGCGCGCGCTTCGAGTTCCGCTGGCGCGACCAGTTCAACCTGTCGCTCGATCCCGACACCGCGGAGGCCTATCACGACCAGACGCTGCCCGCGGAAGGCGCGAAGACGGCGCATTTCTGCTCCATGTGCGGCCCAAAATTCTGCTCGATGAAGATCACGCAGGAAGTGCGCGACTTTGGGGCGAAGCAGAATCAAGAGGCCGATGCTTTCATCGCCGCTGAGGATGCGCAGAAGGGCATGGATGCGATGAGCGAGGTGTTCAAGGAGAAGGGTGGGGAAATTTACCTGCCAGCGGCGGAATAG
- a CDS encoding DUF2141 domain-containing protein, giving the protein MIGRLILCTVALATLVGAAPVSEPQPLMMALEGLRSAKGRVLVCVTRLPDHFPDCTDDPDRRHFTVAATPGRVTLGTMAPGDYAIALIHDENGNGRLDTFAGIPREGVGFSRNPAIRFGAPSFQSARFAIAGAPVEQDIRLKYFL; this is encoded by the coding sequence ATGATTGGCAGATTGATCCTTTGTACGGTTGCACTCGCCACGCTGGTCGGTGCTGCGCCGGTCAGCGAGCCGCAGCCGCTGATGATGGCGCTGGAGGGGCTGCGATCGGCCAAGGGACGCGTACTGGTGTGCGTCACGCGCCTGCCCGATCATTTTCCCGACTGCACCGACGATCCCGATCGTCGTCATTTCACGGTCGCCGCAACGCCGGGACGCGTGACGTTGGGAACGATGGCGCCGGGCGATTATGCGATCGCCCTGATCCACGATGAAAATGGCAATGGGCGGCTGGATACCTTTGCCGGGATACCGCGCGAAGGGGTGGGCTTTTCGCGCAATCCGGCGATCCGTTTCGGGGCGCCCAGTTTCCAGTCGGCCCGCTTCGCGATTGCGGGGGCGCCGGTCGAACAGGACATCCGGCTCAAATATTTCCTGTAA
- a CDS encoding sterol desaturase family protein — MVAALLLSAFAMSAIIGLRYLLASGGFALATRLRHPGLYRGLEPQMRREIGWSLASALIYGIPAGIVAWGWQQRGWTRIYSDIAAFPLWYLPLSVLLYLLVHDTWFYWTHRWMHRPRLFRAAHAVHHASRPPTAWAAMSFHPWEALTGAIVIPVLVFVIPIHVGALGLVLTIMTVMGVTNHMGWEMFPRWLVRGPLGDLLITASHHQRHHDLYSCNYGLYFRHWDRLCGTDRGLGDFTMKAH; from the coding sequence ATGGTCGCCGCCCTCCTGCTTTCCGCTTTCGCGATGAGCGCCATCATTGGCCTGCGATATCTGTTGGCGAGCGGCGGTTTCGCGCTGGCGACGCGGTTGCGGCATCCGGGTCTGTACCGGGGGCTGGAGCCGCAGATGCGGCGGGAGATCGGCTGGTCGTTGGCCTCTGCGCTGATCTATGGCATTCCGGCGGGGATCGTCGCCTGGGGTTGGCAGCAGCGGGGATGGACCCGTATCTATAGCGACATTGCGGCCTTTCCGCTCTGGTATCTGCCCTTATCGGTGCTTCTATACCTGCTGGTGCATGACACTTGGTTCTACTGGACGCATCGCTGGATGCACCGGCCGCGCCTGTTCCGTGCCGCCCATGCCGTCCACCATGCCAGCCGCCCGCCGACGGCCTGGGCCGCGATGAGCTTTCACCCCTGGGAAGCACTGACAGGCGCGATCGTGATCCCGGTGCTGGTTTTTGTGATTCCGATCCATGTCGGCGCACTGGGACTGGTGCTGACGATCATGACCGTCATGGGGGTGACTAATCATATGGGATGGGAAATGTTTCCGCGCTGGCTGGTACGCGGTCCGCTGGGAGACCTGTTGATTACCGCCAGTCATCATCAACGGCACCATGACCTCTATTCCTGCAACTATGGCCTGTATTTCCGCCATTGGGACCGGCTTTGCGGCACCGACCGGGGCTTGGGCGATTTCACGATGAAGGCACATTAA
- a CDS encoding SDR family oxidoreductase, whose protein sequence is MQLGLENRTAIVTGSTAGIGLAIAERLVAEGAEVVITGRNQTKLDEAAAKIAGHGKVRAILADPATAEGAQALIAAVPDADILINNLGIYEAKSFTEISDADWHHFFEVNVVSGARLARHYFPRMLEKNWGRVIFIASESALLIPGEMIHYGMTKTAQLSIARGLAEQTRGTGVTVNSVLPGPTRSEGIAGFINSVVENKDAPVEEQEAEFFRSLRPLSLIGRLIEAEEVASMVAFLASPLAAVTNGAAIRVEGGILPTIV, encoded by the coding sequence ATGCAGTTGGGATTAGAGAATAGGACCGCCATCGTCACTGGATCGACCGCCGGCATCGGTCTTGCCATCGCCGAGCGGCTCGTCGCCGAAGGGGCGGAGGTCGTCATCACAGGTCGTAACCAGACGAAGCTGGATGAAGCCGCCGCCAAGATCGCTGGCCATGGCAAGGTGCGCGCGATTCTGGCGGACCCGGCCACGGCTGAGGGCGCGCAGGCACTAATCGCCGCCGTCCCCGACGCCGATATACTGATCAACAATCTGGGCATCTACGAGGCCAAGTCCTTTACCGAGATTAGCGACGCCGACTGGCATCATTTTTTCGAGGTCAATGTGGTGAGCGGTGCGCGGCTGGCGCGGCATTATTTCCCGCGTATGCTGGAGAAGAATTGGGGCCGAGTCATCTTCATCGCCAGCGAAAGCGCACTGCTGATCCCCGGCGAAATGATCCACTATGGCATGACCAAGACGGCCCAGCTTTCTATCGCCCGCGGTTTGGCGGAGCAAACGCGTGGCACCGGCGTAACTGTCAATTCGGTCCTGCCCGGCCCGACCCGATCGGAAGGGATTGCCGGCTTCATCAATTCGGTGGTCGAGAATAAGGATGCGCCGGTCGAGGAACAGGAGGCTGAGTTCTTCCGGTCGCTGCGCCCGCTTTCGCTGATCGGACGGCTGATCGAGGCCGAGGAGGTCGCGTCAATGGTCGCCTTCCTCGCCAGCCCGTTGGCCGCCGTCACCAATGGCGCGGCGATCCGGGTCGAGGGCGGAATTTTGCCGACGATCGTCTGA
- the pdxH gene encoding pyridoxamine 5'-phosphate oxidase has product MTNPFVLFDEWYAQARETEVNDSNAMALATADAAGRPSVRMVLLKGHGAQGFIFYTNFEGRKAGELLANPHAALLFHWKSLRRQIRIEGPVEPVDDAIADAYFATRSRDSQLGAWASDQSRPLPSRQLFLDRFEEARARFDGQPVPRPPHWSGLRVIPHTIEFWQDREYRLHERRLFTRTDTGWDEGMLYP; this is encoded by the coding sequence ATGACCAACCCCTTTGTCCTGTTCGATGAGTGGTATGCGCAAGCGCGCGAAACCGAGGTGAATGACAGCAATGCGATGGCGCTGGCCACCGCTGACGCCGCCGGCCGCCCGTCGGTGCGGATGGTGTTGCTGAAGGGCCACGGCGCGCAAGGTTTCATCTTCTATACGAATTTCGAGGGTCGCAAGGCGGGCGAACTGCTCGCCAATCCGCACGCCGCCCTGCTGTTCCACTGGAAGTCGCTGCGTCGCCAGATTCGGATCGAAGGACCGGTGGAGCCGGTCGATGACGCCATTGCCGACGCCTATTTCGCGACCCGCAGCCGCGATTCCCAGCTAGGCGCCTGGGCATCAGACCAGTCCCGCCCCCTCCCCTCACGCCAGCTCTTCCTTGATCGGTTCGAAGAAGCGCGCGCCCGCTTCGATGGCCAGCCTGTGCCCCGCCCACCCCACTGGTCGGGCCTGCGCGTCATCCCCCACACAATCGAATTCTGGCAGGATCGCGAATATCGGCTGCACGAACGCCGCCTCTTCACCCGCACCGACACGGGCTGGGACGAAGGGATGCTGTATCCCTGA
- a CDS encoding LysR family transcriptional regulator codes for MDNRAGEMETFLAVADGGSFASAAKALRQTPSAISRTIGRLEARLGVLLIRRTTRALALTAEGERYRERVAALLAELDALEGGLAQEAEGPRGPLRVNASVPFGTQCLLPILPRFLDACPGIELTLSLSDTLVDLVEERADIAIRIGPLRDTRLRAKKLGRSAMAVVASPTYLDTYGTPASPADLAHHRCLRFSFRRTVDSWPFRTGKTVVQRPVDGPFMGNSGEVVRLMAVAGGGIARLGRFHIAMDLAAGRLVEILPDHNPGDGEDIHALYAAHERTATRIRAFLDFLEAELVLPE; via the coding sequence ATGGATAATCGTGCGGGCGAGATGGAAACCTTCCTCGCCGTGGCCGACGGCGGCAGCTTCGCCAGCGCGGCGAAGGCGTTGCGCCAAACCCCCTCTGCCATCAGCCGTACGATCGGTCGGCTGGAGGCGCGACTGGGCGTCCTGCTGATCCGTCGCACCACCCGCGCGCTGGCGCTGACGGCGGAAGGTGAGCGCTATCGAGAGCGGGTAGCGGCCTTGCTCGCCGAGCTGGACGCGCTGGAGGGCGGACTGGCCCAGGAGGCAGAGGGTCCGCGCGGGCCGCTGCGCGTCAACGCCTCCGTCCCTTTCGGCACGCAATGCCTGTTGCCGATCCTGCCGCGCTTCCTGGATGCCTGTCCGGGCATCGAACTGACCCTGAGCCTGTCAGACACCCTGGTCGATCTGGTCGAGGAGCGCGCAGACATTGCGATCCGCATTGGTCCTTTGCGCGACACGCGACTCCGCGCGAAAAAGCTGGGCCGCAGCGCAATGGCGGTCGTCGCCAGTCCCACCTATCTCGACACCTATGGTACGCCCGCCAGTCCCGCAGACCTTGCCCATCATCGCTGCCTGCGCTTCAGCTTTCGCCGGACGGTGGATAGCTGGCCTTTTCGCACAGGAAAGACAGTCGTGCAGCGGCCCGTCGACGGACCGTTCATGGGCAATTCGGGCGAAGTCGTCCGGCTGATGGCGGTCGCGGGCGGCGGCATAGCGCGTCTGGGCCGCTTCCATATCGCCATGGATCTCGCCGCCGGGCGTCTGGTCGAGATATTGCCCGACCATAATCCCGGCGATGGCGAGGATATCCATGCGCTATATGCCGCGCATGAACGCACGGCCACGCGCATCCGCGCCTTCCTTGATTTTCTGGAGGCCGAACTGGTCCTGCCGGAATAA
- a CDS encoding MipA/OmpV family protein → MIDSRRLLPAVLPLTMFAFAAPVFAQEEQEHSTLTIGVGGAYVPSYEGSDDYRAMPIAQARGKVHDFAFWMRGPSLYVDAIPNRDETGLDFQLGPMVNVRFDRTSRKQIKDNQIRALGKLDTAVEVGGFVGIGKTGVFTSAYDNLSARIAVSKDVAGAHESYVITPAIEYFTPLSTTSFVGLGLSAEYVGKKYGRYYYDVDAAGSVASGLPTYADAGTGSGFKKLSLNVSGGKSLSGDLRKGWALFAVGGYSRLLGDYADSPIVAIAGSRNQWVGAVGVGYTF, encoded by the coding sequence ATGATCGACAGTCGCCGTCTTCTTCCCGCTGTACTCCCTCTGACTATGTTCGCCTTTGCCGCCCCTGTCTTCGCGCAAGAGGAGCAGGAGCATAGCACCCTGACGATCGGTGTCGGTGGTGCCTATGTTCCTAGCTATGAAGGGTCGGACGACTATCGGGCGATGCCGATCGCACAGGCGCGCGGCAAGGTGCATGATTTCGCCTTCTGGATGCGCGGTCCGTCCCTTTATGTTGATGCCATTCCCAATCGCGATGAAACGGGACTGGATTTCCAGCTTGGTCCGATGGTCAATGTGCGGTTCGACCGGACCAGCCGCAAGCAGATCAAGGACAATCAGATCCGGGCGCTCGGCAAGCTGGACACGGCGGTCGAGGTGGGCGGCTTTGTCGGCATCGGAAAAACGGGCGTGTTCACCAGTGCCTATGATAATCTGTCCGCTCGCATTGCCGTTTCAAAGGATGTGGCGGGTGCGCATGAAAGCTATGTCATCACGCCTGCCATCGAATATTTCACGCCATTGTCGACGACGAGCTTTGTCGGCCTGGGCCTGTCGGCGGAATATGTCGGCAAGAAATATGGTCGCTATTATTATGATGTCGATGCCGCCGGTTCGGTCGCCTCGGGCCTGCCGACTTATGCCGATGCGGGCACTGGTTCGGGCTTCAAGAAACTCTCGCTCAACGTGTCGGGCGGCAAGTCGCTGTCGGGCGACCTGCGCAAGGGGTGGGCGTTGTTCGCGGTCGGCGGCTATTCGCGGCTGCTGGGTGACTATGCCGACTCACCCATCGTGGCGATTGCGGGGAGCCGTAACCAATGGGTCGGCGCGGTGGGCGTCGGCTACACTTTTTAA
- a CDS encoding Pr6Pr family membrane protein → MTRYAPPSTTARIAALAVAAVACTGLGVQFIVTFHGTANGDVVTTLWTLLRFFTIWANIVVAIVMSGVALGQRWARRPVLLGGATLSILLVGIVYGLLLRGMIELSGGALLTDTLLHKVTPILLPLWWLVFASKGQLNWGAPWIWMLFPLTYLPYALLRGLVEGKYAYPFINVTKLGWAGVSVNAALIALGFIVAGYGVVWVDRRLGRTRVKA, encoded by the coding sequence GTGACGCGCTATGCTCCGCCCTCAACGACAGCGCGAATCGCTGCGCTGGCTGTGGCGGCGGTAGCCTGCACCGGTCTTGGCGTGCAGTTCATCGTCACCTTTCACGGCACGGCGAACGGCGATGTCGTGACGACGCTCTGGACGCTGCTACGCTTCTTCACCATCTGGGCCAACATTGTCGTCGCCATCGTGATGAGTGGCGTGGCCCTAGGGCAGCGATGGGCGCGAAGGCCCGTGCTGCTGGGTGGAGCAACCCTCTCGATCCTGCTGGTCGGCATCGTCTACGGCCTGCTGTTGCGCGGCATGATCGAACTCTCTGGCGGCGCACTGCTCACCGACACCCTGTTGCACAAGGTGACGCCGATCCTTCTCCCCCTGTGGTGGCTGGTTTTCGCGTCCAAGGGCCAACTGAACTGGGGCGCACCGTGGATCTGGATGCTCTTCCCGCTGACGTACCTGCCCTATGCGCTGCTGCGTGGGCTGGTGGAGGGGAAATATGCCTACCCCTTCATCAACGTCACAAAACTGGGTTGGGCCGGGGTCTCGGTGAACGCCGCGCTGATTGCGCTGGGGTTTATCGTGGCGGGCTATGGGGTGGTCTGGGTGGATCGGCGGCTGGGGCGAACACGAGTCAAGGCCTGA